The following proteins are co-located in the Mesorhizobium australicum WSM2073 genome:
- a CDS encoding phosphatase PAP2 family protein, translating into MVLLPAERTILAATLALVAVCLFLVWEKGTVVSLDGYIPSVYFAVLLIIIGQVYRRVRKAERIALTTHILALFIAYSVPAALFNILLLPRPSEPIDAMLVRMDSWLGYSWPGFCAWIAQYPRLSDLLRQIYNLTLAQLLFTFLFLGMANDRRRLHAAALGTVIASLATIFCWALFPSAGAAGYWTLAPEVDRIVRPVVSSAYGTELNRLFAEGVPDVSSLKVTGLIGFPSFHTVMALISLIAIWPYRPMRFALILISAALLPAILIQGGHNLMDVFGGTTITLISWRLGLMVFDTQLRNLRGSPQVLATAESQASG; encoded by the coding sequence ATGGTTCTCCTCCCTGCAGAACGCACGATATTGGCGGCTACCCTGGCGCTGGTGGCGGTTTGCCTTTTTCTTGTTTGGGAGAAAGGAACCGTCGTCTCGCTCGACGGATATATTCCTTCTGTTTATTTTGCCGTTCTCTTGATAATCATCGGCCAGGTCTACCGTCGGGTCCGCAAGGCGGAGCGCATTGCCCTCACCACACACATTCTGGCGCTGTTCATCGCCTATTCCGTGCCTGCCGCCCTTTTCAACATACTGTTGCTGCCGCGGCCATCGGAGCCGATCGACGCCATGCTTGTCCGGATGGATTCGTGGCTGGGATATTCCTGGCCGGGCTTTTGCGCCTGGATTGCGCAATATCCCCGCCTCTCGGATTTGCTTCGGCAAATCTACAACCTGACGCTGGCCCAGTTGCTGTTCACGTTTCTCTTCCTCGGCATGGCGAACGACCGGCGCCGCCTGCATGCGGCCGCATTGGGGACAGTAATAGCATCACTGGCGACCATATTCTGCTGGGCGCTGTTCCCGTCCGCCGGCGCCGCCGGCTACTGGACGCTGGCGCCGGAGGTGGACCGTATTGTCCGGCCGGTCGTAAGCTCGGCTTATGGCACGGAATTGAATCGCCTGTTCGCCGAGGGCGTACCGGATGTTTCCAGCCTGAAAGTAACCGGTCTCATTGGGTTTCCTTCGTTTCATACCGTCATGGCGCTGATTTCGCTGATCGCGATCTGGCCCTACAGGCCGATGCGTTTTGCATTGATCCTGATCAGTGCCGCCTTGTTGCCTGCGATCCTCATCCAAGGCGGGCACAATCTGATGGATGTGTTCGGTGGAACGACGATCACGCTGATATCCTGGCGGCTCGGGTTAATGGTTTTCGATACGCAACTGCGCAATCTCCGCGGAAGTCCGCAGGTGCTGGCAACCGCTGAAAGCCAGGCGTCAGGATAA
- a CDS encoding glycerophosphodiester phosphodiesterase produces the protein MTDLSWLTARPVAHRGFHDMNKTRWENTLSAFAAAAERGYAIECDVHLSSDGIPVVIHDDDLQRLTGQDGFVWQRSAAELTALKVGGTADHVPTLQEALDLVDGRVPMVVELKGTPGRDEGLVARVGKMLKRYKGKAAIMSFDHWLIRDFPKHAPGIPAGLTAYGKDAKLIEAHFAMLAHELAFTSYAAGDLPNPFVSFVREKLKMPVITWTVHDQPAIDLTFRYADQMTFEGFEPDLVEVA, from the coding sequence ATGACCGACCTCTCCTGGCTGACGGCCCGGCCGGTTGCCCATCGCGGCTTTCACGACATGAACAAGACGCGCTGGGAAAACACGCTTTCCGCCTTCGCTGCCGCGGCCGAACGCGGCTACGCGATCGAATGCGACGTGCATCTGTCGTCGGACGGCATCCCCGTCGTGATCCATGACGACGATTTGCAACGGCTGACCGGGCAGGACGGTTTCGTCTGGCAACGCAGCGCGGCCGAACTTACCGCGCTCAAGGTTGGCGGCACGGCGGATCACGTGCCGACGTTGCAGGAAGCGCTCGACCTCGTCGATGGTCGCGTGCCCATGGTCGTCGAACTGAAAGGAACTCCCGGTCGCGACGAAGGCCTGGTGGCGCGCGTCGGCAAGATGCTCAAGCGCTACAAGGGCAAGGCGGCGATCATGTCATTCGATCACTGGCTGATCCGCGATTTCCCCAAACACGCGCCCGGCATCCCGGCTGGATTGACCGCCTATGGCAAGGACGCCAAGCTGATCGAAGCACATTTCGCCATGCTGGCGCACGAACTCGCCTTTACCTCCTATGCCGCCGGCGATCTGCCGAACCCGTTTGTCAGCTTCGTGCGCGAAAAGCTCAAAATGCCTGTCATCACCTGGACGGTGCATGATCAGCCCGCGATCGACCTGACCTTTAGATACGCCGACCAGATGACGTTCGAAGGGTTCGAACCGGACCTGGTCGAAGTCGCCTGA
- the clpA gene encoding ATP-dependent Clp protease ATP-binding subunit ClpA, producing MPAFSQGLEKALHQALTLANERHHEYATLEHLLLALIDDTEAAAVMRACNVDLDELKHTVLTYIDTELDNLVTGYDEDSKPTAGFQRVIQRAVIHVQSSGREEVSGANVLVAIFAERESHAAYFLQEQQMTRYDAVNYISHGIAKRPGASESRSPRGADDEQGGPNGAEPQEEGGKKKQQQDALTAYCVNLNNKAKAGKIDPLIGREGEINRTIQVLCRRSKNNPLYVGDPGVGKTAIAEGLAKRIVEGDVPEVLHNATIFALDMGTLLAGTRYRGDFEERLKQVVKELEDYPGAVLFIDEIHTVIGAGATSGGAMDASNLLKPALSSGAIRCIGSTTYKEFRQFFEKDRALVRRFQKIDVNEPTVEDAIEIMKGLKPYYEEFHKVKFTNEAIKASVELSARYINDRKLPDKAIDVIDETGASQMLVPEAKRKKTIGIKEIEATIATMARIPPKTVSADDEKVLQGLDIELKRVVYGQDTAITALTSAIKLARAGLREPEKPIGSYLFSGPTGVGKTEVAKQLAASLGVELIRFDMSEYMERHTVSRLIGAPPGYVGFDQGGLLTDGVDQHPHCVLLLDEVEKAHPDLFNILLQVMDHGKLTDHNGKQIDFRNVILIMTTNAGASDAQRAAIGFGSTKREGDDVEAINRLFTPEFRNRLDAIIPFGSLPVPVIHQVVQKFVMQLEAQLSERGVTFDLSPDAIAWLADKGYDERMGARPLGRVIQEHIKKPLADEVLFGKLKKGGTVRVTVEKKETGETGLKLESLADEAPVKPKKEEPEDAPKPPKAVAKKSAAKKAVAQKPEPKGKDGGKRSLVPQLPRKG from the coding sequence ATGCCGGCTTTCTCCCAAGGCCTGGAAAAGGCGCTTCACCAGGCGCTGACGCTCGCCAATGAGCGGCACCATGAATATGCAACCCTTGAACATCTGCTGCTCGCGCTCATCGACGACACCGAGGCGGCCGCCGTCATGCGCGCCTGCAACGTCGATCTCGACGAGCTGAAGCATACCGTTCTCACCTATATCGATACCGAGCTCGACAATCTGGTTACCGGCTACGACGAGGACTCCAAGCCGACCGCCGGCTTCCAGCGCGTCATCCAGCGCGCGGTGATCCATGTGCAGTCATCGGGTCGCGAGGAAGTGTCGGGGGCCAACGTGCTGGTGGCGATCTTCGCCGAGCGCGAAAGCCATGCCGCTTATTTCCTGCAGGAACAGCAGATGACCCGCTACGACGCGGTCAACTACATCTCGCATGGCATCGCCAAGCGTCCGGGCGCGTCGGAGAGCCGCAGCCCGCGCGGTGCCGATGACGAGCAGGGCGGCCCGAACGGCGCCGAGCCACAGGAGGAGGGCGGCAAGAAGAAGCAGCAGCAGGACGCGCTGACCGCTTATTGCGTCAACCTCAACAACAAGGCCAAGGCCGGCAAGATCGATCCGCTGATCGGCCGCGAAGGCGAGATCAACCGCACCATCCAGGTGCTGTGCCGCCGTTCCAAGAACAACCCGCTCTATGTCGGTGACCCCGGCGTCGGCAAGACGGCGATCGCCGAAGGGCTGGCCAAGCGCATTGTCGAGGGCGACGTGCCGGAAGTGCTGCACAATGCCACCATCTTCGCGCTCGACATGGGCACGCTGTTGGCCGGCACGCGCTATCGTGGCGATTTCGAGGAACGGCTGAAGCAGGTCGTCAAGGAACTCGAGGATTATCCGGGTGCCGTGCTGTTCATCGACGAGATCCATACGGTGATCGGCGCCGGCGCCACTTCGGGCGGCGCCATGGATGCGTCGAACCTGTTGAAGCCGGCGCTGTCTTCCGGTGCGATCCGCTGCATCGGTTCGACCACCTACAAGGAGTTCCGCCAATTCTTCGAGAAGGACCGTGCCTTGGTGCGGCGCTTCCAGAAGATCGACGTCAATGAGCCGACCGTCGAGGACGCCATCGAGATCATGAAGGGCCTGAAGCCCTATTATGAGGAATTTCACAAGGTGAAGTTCACCAACGAGGCGATCAAGGCCTCGGTGGAACTGTCGGCGCGCTACATCAACGACCGCAAGCTGCCGGACAAGGCGATCGACGTGATCGACGAGACCGGCGCCTCGCAGATGCTGGTGCCGGAAGCCAAGCGCAAGAAGACGATCGGCATCAAGGAGATCGAAGCGACGATCGCCACCATGGCGCGTATTCCGCCGAAGACGGTTTCGGCCGATGACGAGAAGGTGCTGCAGGGCCTGGACATTGAGCTCAAGCGCGTCGTCTACGGCCAGGACACCGCCATTACGGCGCTGACCTCGGCGATCAAGCTGGCACGGGCCGGCCTGCGCGAACCGGAAAAGCCGATCGGCTCGTACCTGTTCTCGGGCCCGACCGGCGTCGGCAAGACGGAGGTCGCCAAGCAGTTGGCCGCCTCGCTCGGCGTCGAACTGATCCGCTTCGACATGTCGGAATATATGGAACGCCACACCGTCTCGCGGCTGATCGGCGCGCCTCCCGGCTATGTCGGTTTCGACCAGGGCGGCCTTTTGACCGACGGTGTCGACCAGCATCCGCACTGCGTGCTGCTGCTGGACGAGGTCGAGAAGGCGCATCCGGACCTGTTCAACATCCTGTTGCAGGTGATGGACCACGGCAAGCTGACCGACCATAATGGCAAGCAGATCGACTTCCGCAATGTCATCCTGATCATGACCACCAACGCGGGCGCATCCGATGCGCAGCGCGCGGCGATCGGTTTCGGTTCGACCAAGCGCGAAGGCGACGATGTCGAGGCGATCAACCGGCTGTTCACGCCGGAATTCCGCAACCGTCTCGATGCAATCATCCCGTTCGGCTCGCTTCCGGTGCCGGTGATCCATCAGGTGGTGCAGAAGTTCGTCATGCAGCTGGAAGCTCAGCTCTCCGAGCGCGGCGTCACCTTCGACCTGTCGCCGGACGCGATCGCCTGGCTTGCCGACAAGGGTTATGACGAACGCATGGGCGCGCGTCCACTTGGCCGCGTCATCCAGGAGCACATCAAGAAGCCGTTGGCCGACGAGGTGCTGTTCGGCAAGCTGAAGAAGGGCGGCACGGTGCGCGTCACCGTCGAGAAGAAGGAAACCGGCGAGACCGGCCTGAAGCTCGAATCGCTCGCCGACGAGGCGCCGGTGAAGCCGAAGAAGGAAGAGCCCGAAGACGCGCCGAAGCCGCCCAAGGCGGTGGCCAAGAAGTCCGCGGCAAAGAAGGCCGTGGCGCAGAAGCCGGAGCCGAAGGGCAAGGATGGCGGCAAGCGCAGCCTTGTGCCGCAACTGCCCAGAAAAGGCTGA
- a CDS encoding cell envelope integrity EipB family protein, whose amino-acid sequence MRATRLAFHAVLLSALLPTGAAVAAPALQAHRAVYDLTLKKADDRSGITGITGRMVYEFNGSACEGYTVKFRFVTQIATNDNTKLTDQQTTTFEDAEGKTFSFVTKSFVDQNLDKEVKGMATKDAKGLKVDIDKPEKNSLELAATQFPTQHLVELIGKAEKGENFYQTNLFDGSEDANKVMTTTVVVGKKSEADKADPEAPALAKLATDKYWPVDIAYFDDSAQNGEEVPEYRISFKLHENGITRDLVMDYGDFSMTGKLVNLSLFDQTKPCPVSK is encoded by the coding sequence ATGCGCGCGACGCGCCTTGCATTCCACGCCGTTCTGTTGTCGGCGCTTTTGCCAACAGGCGCCGCTGTCGCCGCACCGGCGCTGCAGGCGCATCGCGCCGTCTATGATCTCACGCTCAAGAAGGCGGATGATCGGTCCGGCATCACCGGCATCACCGGCCGCATGGTCTACGAGTTCAATGGCTCGGCCTGCGAAGGCTATACGGTGAAATTCCGTTTCGTCACCCAGATCGCCACCAACGACAACACGAAGCTGACCGACCAGCAGACGACGACTTTCGAGGATGCCGAAGGCAAGACCTTTTCGTTCGTGACGAAATCCTTTGTCGACCAGAACCTCGACAAGGAGGTCAAGGGTATGGCCACGAAAGACGCGAAGGGCCTCAAGGTCGACATCGACAAGCCGGAGAAGAACAGTCTCGAACTCGCCGCCACCCAGTTTCCGACCCAGCATCTGGTCGAGCTGATCGGCAAGGCCGAAAAAGGCGAAAACTTCTATCAGACCAACCTGTTCGACGGCTCGGAAGACGCCAACAAGGTGATGACGACCACCGTTGTCGTCGGCAAGAAGAGCGAGGCCGACAAGGCCGATCCGGAAGCGCCGGCATTGGCGAAGCTTGCCACCGACAAATACTGGCCGGTCGACATCGCCTATTTCGACGACAGCGCCCAGAACGGCGAGGAAGTGCCGGAATATCGGATCAGCTTCAAGCTGCACGAGAACGGCATCACCCGTGATCTCGTCATGGACTATGGCGACTTCTCGATGACCGGCAAGCTGGTCAACCTGTCGCTGTTCGACCAGACAAAGCCTTGCCCAGTATCGAAATAG
- the tsf gene encoding translation elongation factor Ts: MSISAAQVKELRDLTGAGMMDCKAALNETNGNLEEAVDWLRKKGISKADKKAGRTAAEGLIGVDNGVREAAVVEVNSETDFVARNAAFQEIVANVAKVALAYGTTEAVAAAKYPGSDKSVTDTIKDAVGTIGENMGFRRSAKLTVPHGAVATYVHNAVADGLGKLGVLVAIETTGNEHAANAFGRQVAMHVAATNPMALTAEQIDPAAVEREKAIFSDQARQSGKPEAIIEKMVEGRLRKFYEEVVLLKQAFVLNPDITVEKALQDAEKEIGAPAKITAYLRFALGEGIEKEETDFAAEVAAAVKK, translated from the coding sequence ATGAGCATTTCGGCTGCACAGGTCAAAGAACTCCGCGACTTGACCGGCGCGGGCATGATGGACTGCAAGGCGGCGTTGAACGAGACCAACGGCAACTTGGAAGAGGCCGTTGACTGGCTGCGCAAGAAGGGTATCTCCAAGGCCGACAAGAAGGCTGGCCGTACGGCAGCCGAAGGCCTGATCGGCGTCGACAACGGTGTGCGTGAAGCTGCCGTGGTCGAGGTGAATTCCGAGACCGACTTCGTCGCCCGCAATGCCGCCTTCCAGGAAATCGTCGCCAACGTCGCCAAGGTGGCGCTTGCCTATGGCACGACCGAAGCGGTCGCCGCCGCCAAATATCCGGGCTCCGACAAGTCGGTCACCGACACCATCAAGGACGCGGTCGGCACTATCGGCGAGAATATGGGCTTCCGCCGCTCGGCCAAGCTCACCGTTCCGCATGGTGCGGTTGCGACCTATGTGCACAACGCTGTTGCCGATGGTCTCGGCAAGCTCGGTGTGCTGGTCGCGATCGAGACCACGGGCAACGAGCATGCCGCCAATGCCTTTGGCCGCCAGGTCGCGATGCATGTCGCCGCCACCAACCCGATGGCGCTGACCGCCGAGCAGATCGATCCGGCCGCGGTCGAGCGTGAGAAGGCAATCTTCTCCGACCAGGCGCGCCAGTCCGGCAAGCCGGAAGCCATCATCGAGAAGATGGTCGAGGGTCGCCTGCGCAAATTCTATGAGGAAGTCGTGCTCCTGAAGCAGGCCTTCGTGCTCAATCCCGACATCACCGTCGAGAAGGCGCTGCAGGATGCCGAAAAGGAAATCGGCGCGCCGGCCAAGATCACGGCCTATTTGCGCTTCGCCCTTGGCGAGGGCATCGAGAAGGAAGAGACGGATTTCGCCGCGGAAGTCGCGGCGGCGGTCAAGAAGTAA
- a CDS encoding HIT family protein, translating to MIEAAYDTDNIFAKILRGEIPSHRVYEDEAVVAFMDVMPQGPGHTLVVPKAPSRNLLDADPLTFGPLFTVVQKVARAVKKAFDADGVTIIQFNEPASGQTVYHLHVHVIPRFDGIPLKPHSGEIEKPEVLAENARRIKAALALS from the coding sequence ATGATTGAGGCCGCCTATGATACCGACAACATCTTCGCAAAGATCCTGCGCGGAGAGATCCCCTCGCATCGCGTTTACGAGGACGAAGCCGTCGTGGCTTTCATGGATGTGATGCCGCAAGGACCCGGCCATACGCTGGTGGTGCCGAAAGCGCCGTCGCGCAACTTGCTCGACGCCGATCCGTTGACCTTCGGCCCGCTTTTCACGGTTGTTCAGAAAGTGGCCCGAGCGGTCAAAAAAGCCTTCGACGCCGACGGTGTCACCATCATTCAATTCAACGAGCCTGCTTCGGGGCAGACTGTCTATCACCTCCACGTCCACGTCATTCCGCGTTTCGATGGCATCCCGCTGAAGCCGCATTCGGGCGAAATAGAGAAGCCTGAGGTGCTGGCTGAGAACGCCCGCCGGATAAAAGCGGCGTTGGCGTTATCCTGA
- a CDS encoding LysE family translocator, whose product MTPTAFLAYCAAVTLAAATPGPAMFAVITNGVSRGFLRAFMAGLGVAAGDAVLVTLALLGLVALAQTFEWIFLLLKYAGAAYLIFLGVRMWRASVAQSNEPRTGQAKLSRSFLLGASIALGNPKAILFHASIMPLILDLDTMTFFDGLLVVATVISVNIVTMGVYAALAGRASGWFRTPRRMRLMNRFAGSAMIGTGALIAAR is encoded by the coding sequence ATGACACCAACGGCATTCCTGGCATATTGCGCCGCCGTGACGCTCGCCGCCGCCACGCCGGGGCCGGCGATGTTCGCGGTCATCACCAACGGTGTGTCGCGTGGGTTCCTGCGGGCCTTCATGGCCGGCCTTGGGGTCGCCGCCGGCGATGCCGTGCTCGTCACTCTGGCGCTGCTGGGGCTGGTGGCTCTGGCTCAGACCTTCGAATGGATCTTCCTCCTGTTGAAATATGCCGGCGCCGCCTATCTGATCTTTCTCGGCGTCAGGATGTGGCGGGCCTCGGTCGCGCAATCGAATGAGCCGCGGACGGGGCAGGCGAAATTGTCCCGATCCTTTCTGCTCGGCGCGTCCATAGCGCTCGGAAACCCGAAGGCGATCCTGTTCCATGCCTCGATCATGCCGCTGATTCTCGACCTCGACACGATGACCTTTTTCGATGGCCTGCTGGTGGTGGCGACCGTCATCAGCGTCAATATCGTGACGATGGGGGTCTATGCCGCGCTCGCGGGCCGGGCTTCGGGCTGGTTCAGGACACCCAGGCGCATGCGGCTGATGAACAGGTTCGCCGGCAGCGCCATGATCGGCACCGGAGCGCTGATTGCCGCACGCTAG
- the rpsB gene encoding 30S ribosomal protein S2: MALPDFSMRQLLEAGIHFGHQTHRWNPKMASYIYGARNNIHIIDLSQTVPLLHQALKQVSDTVAKGGRVLFVGTKRQASDIVADAAQRSAQYYVNSRWLGGMLTNWKTISNSIQRLRKLDEMLAGEAQGLTKKERLNLDREREKLDKALGGIKDMGSTPDLMFVIDTNKEAIAILEAKRLGIPVVAIIDSNCDPDKIDFPIPGNDDAARAIQLYCDLIAKAAIDGIARQQGALGMDIGASVEAPVEPALDPAPASEAPEA; encoded by the coding sequence ATGGCACTGCCTGATTTCAGCATGCGCCAGCTTTTGGAAGCTGGCATTCACTTCGGCCACCAGACCCACCGCTGGAACCCGAAGATGGCGTCCTACATCTACGGCGCCCGCAACAACATCCACATCATCGACCTCTCGCAGACGGTGCCTTTGCTGCACCAGGCGCTGAAGCAGGTTTCCGACACCGTCGCCAAGGGCGGCCGCGTGCTGTTCGTCGGCACCAAGCGCCAGGCGTCGGACATCGTTGCCGATGCGGCACAGCGTTCGGCCCAGTACTACGTCAACTCGCGTTGGCTCGGCGGCATGCTGACCAACTGGAAGACGATCTCGAACTCGATCCAGCGCCTGCGCAAGCTCGACGAGATGCTGGCCGGCGAAGCGCAAGGGTTGACCAAGAAGGAACGCCTGAACCTCGATCGCGAGCGCGAGAAGCTCGACAAGGCGCTCGGCGGTATCAAGGACATGGGCTCGACGCCCGACCTGATGTTCGTGATCGACACCAACAAGGAGGCGATCGCCATCCTCGAGGCCAAGCGCCTGGGCATCCCGGTCGTCGCCATCATCGATTCGAACTGCGATCCGGACAAGATCGATTTCCCGATCCCCGGCAATGACGACGCGGCCCGCGCCATCCAGCTTTATTGCGATCTGATCGCCAAGGCCGCCATCGACGGCATCGCCCGTCAGCAGGGCGCGCTCGGCATGGATATCGGCGCTTCGGTCGAAGCTCCGGTCGAACCGGCGCTCGATCCGGCTCCGGCGTCGGAAGCCCCCGAGGCTTGA
- a CDS encoding GNAT family N-acetyltransferase — protein MDQGDDGDGQMANADYSIRIAAGIGAFTCDEWNGFSGTTRGDTEAGYNPLVSFAFLSALEDSGCAVRRTGWQGHHLRLETAQGRLLGAVPCYLKSHSQGEYVFDHGWSDAFERAGGRYYPKLQSAVPFTPVTGPRLLVGKGEDQDAVKAGLAAGLKMVADKLGVSSAHVTFVQESDVATLEAAGFLHRTDQQFHFFNEGFSTYDDFLATLASRKRKAMKKERREALADGISIDWLTGKDLTEKAWDDFFAFYMDTGSRKWGRPYLNRQFFSLIGERMADDILLVMARRDGRYIAGAINFIGSDALYGRNWGCIEDHPYLHFEVCYHQAIDFAIQRKLKVVEAGAQGEHKLARGYRPVTMHSAHYISHPGLRNAVADYLRRERREVERMGEYLEEHTPFRKDIGDLD, from the coding sequence ATGGATCAGGGTGATGACGGCGACGGGCAAATGGCGAATGCGGACTATTCGATCCGCATCGCCGCCGGCATCGGTGCCTTTACCTGCGACGAATGGAACGGCTTTTCCGGAACCACGCGTGGCGACACGGAGGCCGGGTACAACCCGCTCGTTTCATTCGCTTTTTTGAGCGCTCTGGAGGATTCCGGCTGTGCGGTGCGGCGCACCGGCTGGCAAGGTCATCACCTGCGGCTGGAGACCGCGCAAGGCAGGCTCCTCGGCGCCGTTCCCTGTTATCTCAAGTCGCACAGCCAGGGCGAATACGTGTTCGATCACGGCTGGTCGGATGCCTTCGAGCGCGCCGGCGGCCGTTACTATCCAAAACTGCAAAGTGCCGTGCCGTTCACCCCCGTCACCGGCCCTCGCCTGCTGGTCGGCAAAGGCGAGGATCAGGATGCGGTGAAGGCTGGGCTTGCGGCCGGTCTCAAAATGGTGGCCGACAAGCTCGGCGTCTCCTCTGCGCATGTCACCTTCGTGCAGGAGAGCGACGTCGCGACGCTGGAAGCCGCGGGCTTCCTGCATCGCACCGACCAGCAATTCCATTTCTTCAACGAAGGCTTTTCAACCTATGACGACTTTCTCGCCACGCTTGCCTCACGCAAACGCAAGGCGATGAAGAAGGAACGGCGCGAGGCGCTGGCCGATGGCATCTCGATCGACTGGCTGACCGGAAAGGACCTGACCGAAAAGGCCTGGGACGACTTCTTCGCCTTCTATATGGACACCGGCAGCCGCAAATGGGGCCGCCCCTACCTGAACCGCCAGTTCTTCTCGTTGATCGGCGAACGCATGGCGGACGACATCCTGCTGGTGATGGCCAGGCGCGACGGGCGCTATATTGCCGGCGCCATCAACTTCATCGGCTCCGACGCGCTCTACGGCCGCAACTGGGGCTGCATCGAGGATCACCCCTACCTGCATTTCGAGGTTTGCTATCACCAGGCCATCGACTTCGCCATCCAACGCAAGCTGAAGGTGGTCGAGGCAGGCGCGCAAGGCGAACACAAGCTGGCGCGCGGCTACCGGCCGGTGACCATGCATTCCGCCCACTACATTTCCCATCCTGGCCTGCGCAACGCTGTGGCCGACTATCTCCGGCGCGAACGGCGCGAGGTAGAGCGGATGGGTGAATATCTGGAAGAACATACCCCGTTCCGCAAGGATATTGGCGACCTCGATTGA
- a CDS encoding chloramphenicol phosphotransferase CPT family protein produces the protein MVGQIIILNGAPRSGKSSTVQAIQEHFDGVWMNLGVDVFEQATPPRCRPGIGLRPGGERPDLDGLVPELYAALYESIAAHSRLGLNVVADVGHHDAYSKPFDCLADCARRLVGLPVLFVGVRCPIGIIMQRRAATATARGYVTGSPDDPVPLPVRLWQEEVHRPGVCDLEVDTSLLTPAQCADAIRKRLRQHAEHPTAFEKLSAVSTTKPF, from the coding sequence ATGGTCGGGCAAATCATCATCCTGAACGGCGCGCCGCGATCGGGAAAATCAAGCACCGTCCAGGCCATTCAGGAGCATTTCGATGGCGTCTGGATGAATCTCGGCGTGGATGTTTTCGAGCAGGCCACGCCGCCACGATGCCGGCCTGGAATAGGACTGCGGCCGGGCGGCGAGCGTCCGGACCTCGATGGCCTTGTGCCGGAATTATACGCCGCTCTCTACGAGTCGATCGCCGCCCACAGCCGGCTGGGACTGAACGTCGTGGCGGATGTTGGTCACCACGACGCCTATTCGAAGCCCTTTGATTGCCTTGCCGACTGTGCTCGTCGTCTCGTCGGCCTTCCGGTACTATTTGTGGGTGTTCGCTGCCCGATCGGAATCATCATGCAGAGGCGTGCCGCCACTGCGACGGCGAGGGGGTATGTGACCGGCTCGCCTGACGATCCCGTGCCGTTGCCGGTGCGCCTGTGGCAAGAGGAGGTGCACCGGCCAGGCGTATGCGATCTGGAAGTCGACACGTCGCTGCTGACGCCTGCACAATGCGCGGATGCGATCCGCAAACGGCTGCGGCAACATGCAGAGCATCCGACGGCGTTTGAGAAGCTTTCGGCTGTCTCCACGACCAAACCATTCTGA
- a CDS encoding DUF4031 domain-containing protein, which yields MAVYVDAAIWKWAGHLWCHLLADNTDELHRFAAELGIKRSSYQGPPKTSAPHYDITGFERDRAVRLGAIECSREQIVAIFRRVRVPNGKSKR from the coding sequence ATGGCAGTCTATGTCGATGCGGCGATCTGGAAATGGGCCGGCCATCTCTGGTGCCATCTCCTGGCCGACAACACCGACGAGTTGCATCGCTTTGCGGCGGAACTCGGCATCAAGCGCTCATCTTACCAAGGCCCGCCCAAGACATCCGCTCCGCATTATGACATAACCGGCTTCGAGCGCGACCGTGCGGTGCGGCTCGGCGCCATCGAGTGCAGCCGCGAGCAGATCGTCGCCATCTTCCGGCGCGTGCGGGTGCCCAACGGAAAATCCAAGCGATGA
- a CDS encoding RidA family protein has translation MSETIEKRLSDLGVTLPVAAAPAANYVPYCRTGNLLFTAGQLPLKDGKLQASGLLGRDVDTASGKDAAKYCAINILAQAKAALGDLEKIRRLVKITVFVASAPDFVEQHLVANGASDFLVAALGESGKHARSAVGTASLPLNAAVEIEAIFEVE, from the coding sequence ATGAGTGAAACAATCGAAAAGCGGCTAAGTGATCTCGGCGTGACGCTTCCCGTCGCCGCCGCACCCGCCGCCAACTACGTGCCCTATTGCAGGACCGGCAACCTGCTGTTCACCGCTGGTCAGTTGCCGCTCAAGGACGGCAAGCTGCAGGCAAGCGGCCTGCTCGGCCGCGACGTCGACACGGCAAGCGGCAAGGACGCGGCGAAATACTGCGCCATCAACATCCTGGCGCAAGCCAAGGCGGCACTTGGCGACCTCGAGAAGATCCGTCGCCTGGTGAAGATCACCGTCTTCGTGGCCTCTGCCCCCGACTTCGTCGAGCAGCATCTGGTCGCCAACGGCGCCTCCGATTTCCTGGTTGCCGCGCTCGGCGAAAGCGGCAAGCACGCGCGCTCGGCCGTCGGCACCGCCTCCTTGCCGCTTAATGCCGCAGTGGAAATCGAAGCGATCTTCGAAGTCGAATGA